A single Fusobacterium simiae DNA region contains:
- a CDS encoding homoserine dehydrogenase yields the protein MKIAILGYGTVGSGVYEIAKNLKNIEVKKILEKDLSKIDIATNNYDEIINDKEIDLVVECMGGLHPAYEFIMKALQNKKSVVSANKAVIAKYLDEFLKTAKENNVEFRFEASVGGGIPCLAGIQKIRRIENIDKFYGIFNGTSNFILDNMYRLENEFFTTLKTAQELGYAEADPSADIDGYDVTNKVIISFALAYDGFIKNDFPCFTMRNITKENILYFKKQGFIAKYIGEATTKGNEYEASVMLNLFPINALEANVLSNYNIVTVQSHTMGEVKFYGQGAGKLPTANAIIQDILDIQEKISFNPISIEKKYTYSSTLFKHKYVIRSYEELKGEFEKIDRDGNNYYHYTKEITQADLLKLVEGKDYLVAKLSEVLV from the coding sequence ATGAAAATAGCAATTTTAGGCTATGGTACTGTTGGTAGTGGAGTTTATGAGATAGCAAAAAATTTAAAAAATATTGAAGTAAAAAAAATTCTTGAAAAAGATTTAAGTAAAATAGATATAGCAACGAATAATTATGATGAAATTATTAATGATAAAGAAATTGATTTAGTAGTTGAATGTATGGGAGGATTACACCCTGCTTATGAATTTATTATGAAAGCCTTACAAAATAAAAAATCTGTTGTAAGTGCGAATAAAGCTGTTATAGCAAAATATTTAGATGAATTTTTAAAAACTGCTAAGGAAAATAATGTAGAATTTCGTTTTGAAGCAAGTGTTGGAGGAGGTATTCCTTGTCTTGCAGGTATTCAAAAAATTCGTCGTATAGAAAATATAGATAAATTCTATGGAATTTTTAATGGAACAAGTAACTTTATTTTAGATAATATGTATCGTTTAGAAAATGAATTTTTTACAACTTTAAAAACTGCCCAAGAGTTAGGATATGCAGAAGCAGACCCAAGTGCAGATATAGATGGTTATGATGTAACTAATAAAGTAATAATTAGTTTTGCTTTGGCTTATGATGGTTTTATTAAAAATGATTTCCCTTGTTTTACGATGAGAAATATTACAAAAGAAAACATTTTATATTTTAAGAAACAAGGTTTTATAGCTAAATACATAGGAGAAGCTACAACAAAAGGGAATGAATATGAAGCTTCTGTTATGTTAAATCTATTTCCAATAAATGCTTTGGAAGCTAATGTTTTAAGTAACTATAACATTGTTACAGTACAATCTCATACTATGGGAGAAGTTAAATTCTATGGACAAGGAGCAGGAAAATTACCTACTGCAAATGCAATTATTCAAGATATTTTAGATATACAAGAAAAGATTTCTTTTAATCCTATTTCAATAGAAAAGAAATATACTTATTCTTCAACTTTATTCAAACATAAATATGTTATCCGTTCATATGAAGAATTAAAAGGAGAATTTGAAAAAATAGATAGAGATGGAAATAATTACTATCATTATACAAAAGAAATAACTCAGGCAGATTTATTAAAATTAGTTGAGGGAAAGGATTATCTAGTTGCAAAATTAAGTGAGGTGCTAGTATAA
- the thrC gene encoding threonine synthase, which yields MKYRSTRDNNIIKDDKIALLQGLSEDGGLFVLENLDDKKINLENLIDKSYTEIAFKILKLFFSFDEDKLKTAIEKAYSKFSTSKVTPLVELKNAHILELFHGPTSAFKDVALTLLPYLIQLALEGTNQEILILTATSGDTGKAALEGFKDVKQTEIIVFYPKGKVSKIQELQMRTQEGKNAKVCAIEGNFDDAQTAVKNIFLDEELQKKLGNKKFSSANSINIGRLTPQIVYYIVAYIDLVKNKKISLGDKINFVVPTGNFGDILAGYYAKKLGLPINKLVCASNKNNVLYDFLTTGTYDRNREFLKTISPSMDILISSNLERLLYDLSDSDDKYIKSLMEDLKKNGKYQVNNEILTKLKEQFGSGYASDKETSDTIKKVWEEEKYLLDPHTAVAYKVMLEQNLEGTTVVLSTASPYKFCTSVANAVLNIEDEDEFKLMEKLYEFTKVAIPENLKNLSSKEIRHSDVIKKEDMAKYILEAEKCLK from the coding sequence ATGAAATATAGAAGTACAAGAGATAATAATATTATCAAAGATGATAAAATAGCCTTATTACAAGGTTTAAGTGAAGATGGAGGACTCTTTGTTTTAGAGAATTTAGATGATAAAAAAATAAATTTAGAAAACTTAATTGATAAATCTTACACTGAAATAGCTTTTAAAATTTTAAAATTATTTTTTTCATTTGATGAAGATAAATTAAAAACTGCTATTGAAAAAGCATATAGCAAATTTTCAACTTCAAAAGTAACTCCTCTTGTAGAATTAAAAAACGCTCATATCTTAGAGTTATTTCATGGCCCTACAAGTGCCTTTAAAGATGTAGCTTTAACTTTATTACCTTATTTAATTCAATTAGCCTTAGAAGGAACTAATCAAGAAATTTTAATCCTAACTGCTACAAGTGGAGATACAGGGAAGGCAGCCTTAGAAGGTTTTAAAGATGTCAAGCAAACTGAAATAATAGTCTTTTATCCAAAAGGAAAAGTTAGTAAAATTCAAGAATTACAAATGAGAACACAAGAAGGAAAGAACGCAAAAGTTTGTGCAATAGAAGGGAATTTTGATGATGCTCAAACTGCTGTTAAAAATATTTTTTTAGATGAAGAATTACAAAAGAAATTAGGAAATAAGAAATTTTCTAGTGCTAATTCAATAAATATAGGGCGTTTAACTCCTCAAATAGTTTACTATATTGTTGCTTACATTGATTTAGTAAAAAACAAAAAAATTAGCTTAGGAGATAAAATAAATTTTGTTGTACCTACTGGAAATTTTGGAGATATTTTAGCAGGATATTATGCTAAAAAATTAGGTTTACCTATAAATAAATTAGTTTGTGCAAGCAATAAAAATAATGTACTTTATGATTTCTTAACAACAGGAACTTATGATAGAAATCGTGAGTTCTTAAAAACTATTTCTCCTAGTATGGATATTTTAATTTCAAGTAACTTGGAAAGATTGCTTTATGATTTAAGTGACTCTGATGATAAATATATAAAATCTTTAATGGAAGATTTAAAAAAGAATGGAAAATATCAAGTAAATAATGAAATCCTAACTAAATTAAAAGAACAATTTGGAAGTGGCTATGCTAGTGATAAAGAAACTTCTGATACAATTAAAAAAGTTTGGGAAGAAGAAAAATACTTATTAGACCCTCATACAGCAGTGGCATACAAAGTTATGTTAGAACAAAATTTAGAAGGAACAACTGTTGTTCTATCAACTGCTTCTCCATATAAATTCTGTACAAGTGTTGCCAATGCAGTCTTAAACATAGAAGATGAAGATGAATTTAAGTTGATGGAAAAATTATATGAATTTACAAAAGTAGCTATACCAGAAAATTTAAAAAATCTAAGTTCTAAGGAAATAAGACATAGTGATGTAATTAAAAAAGAAGATATGGCTAAATATATTTTGGAGGCAGAAAAATGTTTGAAGTAA
- the thrB gene encoding homoserine kinase: protein MFEVKVPMTSANVACGFDTLGIAFQVYSVFDFELSDKLEFVNFEEEFCNEDNLVYIAFKKTLNFLNKTVKGVKITLKKQAPIARGLGSSATCVVAGIYGAYLLTESKINKNDVLKIATEIEGHPDNVAPAIFGNLCASCLVDNEVITVQYNVDDRFNFVALIPNFETKTADARKVLPKELALKDAIFSLSRLGIVLRSFENYDINTLKKVLADKIHEPYRKNLIYEYDEVRDICETVESYGFFISGSGSTLINIITDENKVEIIKEKLKNLKYDWKALFVKADKEGTTFEERNV from the coding sequence ATGTTTGAAGTAAAAGTACCTATGACATCTGCTAATGTTGCCTGTGGTTTTGATACTCTAGGTATAGCTTTTCAAGTATATTCTGTATTTGATTTTGAATTAAGTGATAAATTAGAATTTGTAAATTTTGAAGAAGAATTTTGTAATGAAGATAATCTTGTCTATATTGCCTTTAAAAAGACTTTAAACTTTTTAAATAAAACTGTTAAAGGAGTTAAAATTACTCTTAAAAAACAAGCTCCTATTGCAAGAGGTTTAGGAAGTAGTGCAACCTGTGTTGTAGCAGGAATTTATGGTGCATATCTATTGACAGAAAGTAAAATAAATAAAAATGATGTTTTAAAGATTGCAACAGAAATTGAAGGACATCCAGATAATGTAGCTCCTGCTATATTTGGTAATCTATGTGCTTCTTGCCTTGTGGATAATGAAGTTATAACTGTTCAATACAATGTAGATGATAGATTTAATTTTGTGGCTCTTATTCCTAATTTTGAAACTAAAACAGCAGATGCAAGAAAAGTTTTACCTAAGGAATTAGCTTTAAAAGATGCTATATTTTCACTTAGTCGTTTAGGAATAGTTTTAAGGTCTTTTGAAAATTATGATATAAATACTTTGAAAAAAGTTTTAGCAGATAAAATTCATGAACCTTATCGTAAAAATTTAATTTATGAATATGATGAAGTAAGAGATATTTGTGAGACTGTTGAAAGCTATGGATTTTTTATCTCTGGTAGTGGCTCAACTTTAATAAATATAATAACTGATGAAAATAAAGTAGAAATAATAAAAGAAAAATTAAAAAATTTAAAATATGATTGGAAAGCTCTCTTTGTTAAAGCTGATAAAGAAGGAACAACTTTTGAAGAAAGGAATGTATAA
- a CDS encoding cyclodeaminase/cyclohydrolase family protein, with product MKLVELNVLKFLDVVDSNSPAPGGGSVSALASSLGASLARMVAHLSFGKKKYEALSDDVKAKFVTNFDELLKIKNELNDLIDRDSEAYNTVMAAYKLPKETDDEKAIRKAEIQKSLKYAIQTPYDIVVLSGKAISLLGEILEHGNQNAITDIGVGTMLLMVGLEGGILNVKVNLTSIEDASYVEKTTKEIYEIKAIAEKEKERIMGIVNSAL from the coding sequence ATGAAATTAGTAGAATTAAATGTACTGAAATTTTTAGATGTAGTTGATTCAAATTCTCCTGCACCTGGTGGAGGTTCAGTTTCAGCTCTTGCTTCATCTTTAGGAGCAAGTCTTGCAAGAATGGTTGCTCATTTAAGTTTTGGAAAGAAAAAATATGAAGCTTTATCTGACGATGTCAAAGCTAAATTTGTTACAAATTTTGATGAATTATTAAAGATTAAAAATGAATTAAATGATTTAATTGATAGAGATTCTGAAGCTTATAATACAGTTATGGCTGCATATAAATTACCAAAAGAAACAGATGATGAAAAAGCTATAAGAAAGGCTGAAATTCAAAAATCTTTAAAATATGCTATTCAAACTCCTTATGATATAGTTGTTCTATCTGGAAAGGCAATTTCTTTACTAGGAGAAATTTTAGAACATGGAAATCAAAATGCAATAACTGACATTGGAGTAGGAACTATGCTTTTAATGGTAGGTCTTGAAGGTGGAATTTTAAATGTTAAAGTTAATTTAACTTCAATAGAAGATGCTTCTTATGTAGAAAAAACTACTAAAGAAATCTATGAAATTAAAGCTATTGCTGAAAAAGAAAAAGAAAGAATTATGGGAATTGTTAATTCTGCATTATAA
- the ftcD gene encoding glutamate formimidoyltransferase, which yields MAKIVECIPNYSEGKDLAKIERIVAPYKNNPKIKLLSVEPDANYNRTVVTVLGDPEEVKKAVIESIGIATKEIDMNVHKGEHKRMGATDVVPFLPIQEMTTEECNEISREVGKAVWEKFQLPVFLYESTATAPNRVSLPDIRKGEYEGMAEKLKQPEWAPDFGERAPHPTAGVTAIGCRMPLIAFNINLATTDMSIPKEIAKDIRFSSGGFRFIQAGPAEILDKGFVQVTMNIKDYTKNPIYRIMETVKMEAKRWGIKVTGCEIIGATPLAALADSLKYYLACDGIKDDVDAMSMEKIVELMIKYLGLTDFNVYKVLEKNI from the coding sequence ATGGCAAAAATAGTAGAATGTATTCCAAATTATAGTGAAGGTAAGGATTTAGCAAAAATCGAAAGAATTGTAGCACCTTATAAAAATAATCCAAAAATTAAACTTCTAAGTGTTGAACCAGATGCAAATTACAACAGAACAGTTGTAACAGTGTTAGGAGATCCTGAAGAAGTTAAAAAAGCTGTTATTGAATCAATAGGAATTGCAACTAAGGAAATAGATATGAATGTTCATAAAGGTGAACATAAAAGAATGGGAGCAACAGATGTTGTACCTTTCTTACCAATTCAAGAAATGACTACTGAAGAATGTAATGAAATTTCAAGAGAAGTAGGTAAAGCAGTTTGGGAAAAATTCCAATTACCTGTTTTCTTATATGAAAGTACTGCAACCGCTCCAAATAGAGTATCTCTACCTGATATAAGAAAAGGTGAATATGAAGGAATGGCAGAAAAATTGAAACAACCTGAATGGGCTCCTGATTTTGGAGAAAGAGCACCTCACCCAACAGCTGGAGTTACTGCTATTGGCTGCAGAATGCCTTTAATAGCTTTTAATATTAACTTAGCAACAACTGATATGAGCATACCTAAAGAAATAGCAAAAGATATCAGATTTTCAAGTGGAGGATTCAGATTTATCCAAGCAGGACCTGCTGAAATTTTAGATAAAGGTTTCGTTCAAGTTACAATGAACATAAAAGACTATACTAAAAACCCAATTTACAGAATAATGGAAACTGTAAAAATGGAAGCTAAAAGATGGGGAATAAAAGTTACAGGTTGTGAAATTATTGGAGCTACTCCATTAGCAGCATTGGCTGACTCATTAAAATATTATTTAGCTTGTGATGGAATTAAAGATGATGTAGATGCTATGTCTATGGAAAAAATTGTTGAATTAATGATTAAATATTTAGGTTTAACTGATTTTAATGTTTATAAAGTATTAGAAAAAAATATTTAA
- a CDS encoding ATP-dependent DNA helicase: protein MDIKDRFSEESLQTIKEYLQENNNKSMIFKATFDENELIQKPFFLSLYRKKNFEETLTKVSKNEVVIRTTKPKQLYPSDMELELSEELYNRRNVAYCLLSSDLDDCYFVQDIDRIFLEEINIENYFSKNGILANEIKGFEYRQEQEEMANYIQDAINEDRKIIVEAGTGTGKTLAYLLPAIKWAVANKKKVIIATNTINLQEQLLLKDIPLAKSIIKDDFSYVLVKGRNNYVCRRLFNELVLGKNIDIETFSMEAREQIEYILKWGNKTKTGDKGELPFEAYPDVWELVQSTTELCLGKKCPYRKECFFMKTRMEKMEADILISNHHVFFADLNVRAETDFDSEYLILPRYDMVIFDEAHNIESVARSYFSVEVSKISFTRLLNRIYQKKNKRRKDKSALMRVEDTVDEKDLEDSQQYIHLLNTLKDEISILQNIGDEYFDEIRKIYETNTETPIKKSLNNFEMTKSRFLETLREKKDIFQSKLADFLNLMMSFNNVIEEEKDKNPEVINFNNHLKMFKAYIDSFKFINSFEDDNYIYWLDINSKRTNIVLTATPLNIANKLNSVLYDNLDRLVFASATLVANGSFDYFKKSLGLNEEDCIECIIKSPFDYDEQMSVYIPTDIQDSENINAFVSDSSKFILDILLKTNGKAFILFTSYTMLNQIYYSISKKLIDKGFEVFLHGDKPRSQLIKEFKEAKNPILFGTTSFWEGVDVQGENLSNVIITKLPFLVPTDPVVSAISKKIEEDGGNSFTDFQLPEAIIKFKQGVGRLIRKKTDSGNIFILDNRVLKKRYGSLFINALPSQKNIKILEKDDIIEEIE, encoded by the coding sequence ATGGATATAAAGGATAGATTTTCAGAAGAAAGTTTGCAAACAATTAAAGAATACCTACAGGAAAATAATAACAAGTCAATGATTTTTAAAGCAACTTTTGATGAAAATGAACTTATCCAAAAGCCATTTTTTTTATCACTTTATAGAAAGAAAAATTTTGAAGAGACTCTGACAAAAGTTAGTAAAAATGAAGTTGTTATTAGAACGACAAAACCTAAGCAATTATATCCTAGTGATATGGAGTTGGAGCTTTCAGAAGAATTATATAATAGAAGAAATGTTGCATATTGTCTTTTGAGTTCTGATTTAGATGATTGCTATTTTGTACAAGATATTGATAGAATTTTTTTAGAAGAAATAAATATAGAAAATTATTTTTCCAAAAATGGTATCTTAGCAAATGAAATTAAAGGTTTTGAATACAGACAAGAACAAGAAGAAATGGCCAATTATATTCAAGATGCGATAAATGAAGATAGAAAAATTATTGTTGAAGCAGGTACAGGGACTGGAAAAACACTAGCATATTTACTTCCAGCTATTAAATGGGCAGTTGCTAATAAGAAAAAGGTAATTATTGCAACAAACACTATAAATTTACAAGAGCAATTATTATTAAAGGATATTCCACTTGCAAAGTCAATAATAAAAGATGATTTTTCTTATGTTTTAGTAAAAGGCAGAAATAATTATGTTTGTAGAAGACTTTTTAATGAATTGGTACTTGGAAAAAATATAGATATAGAAACTTTTTCTATGGAAGCTAGAGAGCAAATTGAATATATTTTAAAGTGGGGAAATAAAACTAAAACAGGAGATAAGGGAGAACTACCTTTTGAAGCCTATCCTGATGTTTGGGAATTAGTACAAAGCACAACTGAACTATGTCTTGGAAAAAAATGTCCTTATAGAAAAGAATGCTTTTTTATGAAAACTAGAATGGAAAAAATGGAAGCAGATATTTTAATTTCAAATCATCATGTATTTTTTGCCGATTTAAATGTGAGAGCAGAAACTGATTTTGATTCTGAATACCTTATTCTTCCAAGATATGATATGGTTATTTTTGATGAGGCACATAATATTGAATCAGTTGCTCGAAGCTATTTTTCTGTAGAAGTTTCAAAAATTTCTTTCACAAGACTCTTAAATAGAATTTATCAAAAGAAAAATAAAAGAAGAAAAGATAAATCAGCTCTTATGAGAGTCGAAGATACTGTTGATGAAAAAGATTTAGAAGATTCTCAACAATATATTCATCTTTTAAATACATTAAAAGATGAAATTTCTATTTTACAAAATATAGGTGATGAATATTTTGATGAAATTAGAAAAATATATGAAACAAATACCGAAACTCCAATAAAAAAGAGTTTAAATAATTTTGAAATGACTAAATCTAGATTTTTAGAAACTTTAAGAGAAAAAAAAGATATTTTTCAAAGCAAATTAGCAGATTTTTTAAATTTAATGATGTCTTTTAATAATGTTATAGAAGAAGAGAAAGATAAAAATCCAGAAGTTATCAATTTTAATAATCATTTAAAAATGTTTAAGGCCTATATAGATAGTTTTAAATTTATCAATAGTTTTGAAGATGATAATTATATTTATTGGCTTGATATAAATTCTAAGAGAACAAATATAGTTTTAACAGCAACACCACTTAATATAGCTAATAAATTAAATTCTGTTCTCTATGATAATTTAGATAGGCTTGTGTTTGCTTCAGCAACTTTAGTGGCAAATGGAAGTTTTGATTATTTTAAAAAATCTTTAGGTTTAAATGAAGAAGATTGTATTGAATGTATAATAAAATCACCTTTTGATTATGATGAGCAAATGTCTGTGTATATTCCAACAGATATTCAGGATTCGGAAAATATAAATGCTTTTGTTAGTGATTCAAGTAAATTTATCTTAGATATTTTGCTAAAAACTAATGGAAAGGCTTTTATATTGTTTACTTCATATACTATGCTAAATCAAATTTATTATTCAATTTCAAAAAAATTGATAGATAAAGGTTTTGAAGTATTTTTACATGGAGATAAACCAAGAAGTCAACTCATAAAAGAGTTTAAAGAAGCTAAAAATCCTATATTATTTGGTACAACTTCTTTTTGGGAAGGAGTTGATGTACAAGGAGAAAATTTAAGTAATGTTATAATAACTAAGTTACCTTTCCTTGTTCCAACTGATCCAGTGGTATCAGCTATAAGTAAAAAAATTGAAGAAGATGGTGGAAATTCTTTTACAGATTTTCAATTACCAGAAGCAATAATTAAATTTAAACAGGGAGTTGGTAGATTAATAAGAAAAAAAACAGATAGTGGAAATATTTTTATTTTAGATAATAGAGTTTTAAAGAAAAGGTATGGCTCTCTTTTTATAAATGCTTTACCTAGTCAAAAAAATATAAAAATATTAGAAAAAGATGATATAATAGAAGAAATTGAATGA
- a CDS encoding aspartate kinase: MLKVAKFGGSSVASAEQFKKVKEIVKMDVSRKFVVVSAVGKVSKEDNKITDLLYLCYAHIKYNMNCDTVFNIIEKKFCNIAKKLNLNFDIKGELLKLKEKLDNKNISEEYLVSRGEYLTALLMAEYLGYRFIDAKDIIFYNYDNTFDYIKSEKAFEEITKTGENFIIPGFYGSFPNGDVKLMTRGGGDVTGAIVASLANADIYENWTDVSGVLMADPRIIPNPLPIEVINYNELRELSYMGASILHEEAVFPVALKKIPIQIRNTNRPEDVGTIINNSDKGAFKHIITGIAGKKDFSIITIRKVHMSNEVGLVRKALSVFEDYNVSIEHIPSGVDSFSVVVETKAVKPFIYELMGKLKKATSAGEVTLTSEISLIATVGLGMKNYKGLSGRLFSAIGKAGINIVVISQTSDEINIIVGVHNSDYEKTIRTIYYEFNPE; encoded by the coding sequence ATGTTAAAGGTTGCTAAATTTGGTGGAAGTTCTGTTGCCAGTGCAGAACAGTTTAAAAAAGTTAAAGAAATAGTAAAAATGGATGTAAGTCGTAAATTTGTTGTTGTAAGTGCAGTGGGGAAAGTAAGTAAAGAAGATAATAAAATAACAGATTTATTGTATCTTTGCTATGCTCATATCAAATACAATATGAATTGTGACACAGTTTTTAACATAATTGAAAAGAAATTTTGTAATATAGCTAAGAAATTAAATTTAAATTTTGATATAAAAGGTGAACTTCTAAAATTAAAAGAAAAATTAGATAATAAGAATATTTCTGAAGAATATTTAGTAAGTCGTGGAGAATATTTGACTGCACTTTTAATGGCAGAATATTTAGGTTACAGATTTATAGATGCAAAAGATATAATTTTCTATAACTATGACAATACTTTTGACTATATTAAAAGTGAAAAGGCTTTTGAAGAAATAACAAAGACAGGAGAAAATTTTATAATTCCGGGTTTCTATGGTTCATTTCCAAATGGAGATGTTAAACTTATGACTCGTGGAGGAGGAGATGTAACAGGGGCCATTGTTGCAAGTCTTGCTAATGCAGATATATATGAAAACTGGACTGATGTTTCAGGAGTTTTAATGGCAGACCCTAGAATAATCCCTAATCCACTTCCTATTGAAGTTATAAACTATAATGAACTTAGAGAACTTTCATATATGGGAGCAAGCATTTTACATGAAGAAGCAGTTTTTCCTGTTGCTTTAAAAAAAATACCTATACAAATTCGTAACACAAATAGACCAGAAGATGTGGGAACAATAATTAATAATAGTGATAAGGGAGCATTTAAGCATATAATAACAGGGATAGCAGGGAAAAAAGATTTTTCTATTATAACAATTAGAAAAGTACATATGTCTAATGAAGTTGGTTTGGTAAGAAAGGCTTTAAGTGTTTTTGAAGACTATAATGTGAGTATTGAGCATATCCCAAGTGGTGTTGATTCTTTTTCTGTTGTAGTGGAAACTAAGGCAGTGAAACCTTTTATATATGAACTTATGGGGAAATTAAAAAAAGCCACTTCAGCGGGAGAAGTTACTTTGACAAGTGAAATCTCTTTGATTGCCACTGTTGGCTTGGGAATGAAAAACTATAAAGGATTGTCAGGTAGATTATTTTCAGCAATAGGGAAAGCAGGGATCAACATAGTTGTAATATCTCAAACAAGTGATGAGATTAATATTATAGTGGGAGTACATAATTCTGATTATGAAAAAACTATAAGAACTATTTACTATGAATTTAACCCAGAATAA
- a CDS encoding YehS family protein, giving the protein MTNNDFLRRLRYALNIKDNTMVQIFKKGNLTVTREDVIDYLKKDIDEGFKKLNNSDLIAFLDGLITQKRGKKEDGAPVPQIKITKNNLNNILLRKLRIALAFKSYDMIKIFKLGGVEISEGELSALFRNEEHKNYKECGDKYIRVFLKGLTEYYRN; this is encoded by the coding sequence ATGACTAATAATGATTTTTTAAGAAGGCTTAGATATGCTCTTAATATAAAAGATAACACTATGGTACAAATTTTTAAAAAAGGGAATTTAACAGTTACAAGAGAAGATGTAATTGATTATTTAAAGAAAGATATTGACGAAGGATTTAAAAAATTAAACAATAGTGATTTAATTGCTTTCTTAGATGGTTTAATTACACAAAAAAGAGGAAAAAAAGAAGATGGAGCTCCTGTTCCTCAAATAAAAATTACTAAAAATAATCTAAATAATATTCTATTGAGAAAATTAAGAATTGCTCTTGCTTTTAAAAGTTATGATATGATTAAAATTTTTAAACTTGGTGGAGTTGAAATTTCTGAAGGTGAATTAAGTGCACTTTTTAGAAATGAAGAACATAAAAATTATAAGGAATGTGGAGATAAATATATTAGAGTCTTTTTAAAAGGTTTGACAGAATATTATAGAAATTAA
- the hutI gene encoding imidazolonepropionase codes for MFADLVLYNIGQLVTSRELDKAKKMDNIEVIENNGYIVIEKDKIVAVGSGEVPKEYLTPATEMVDLSGKLVTPGLIDSHTHLVHGGSRENEFAMKIAGVPYLEILEKGGGILSSLKSTRNASEQELIDKTLKSLRHMLELGVTTVEAKSGYGLNLEDELKQLEVTKILGYLQPVTLISTFMAAHATPPEYKNNKEGYVQEVIRMLPIVKERNLAEFCDIFCEDKVFSVDESRRILTAAKELGYKLKIHADEIVSLGGVELAAEIGATSAEHLMKITDSGINALANSNVIADLLPATSFNLMEHYAPARKMIEAGIQIALSTDYNPGSCPSENLQFVMQIGAAHLKMTPKEVFKAVTINAAKAIDKQDTIGSIEVGKKADITVFDVPSMAYFLYHFGINHTDSVYKNGKLVFKR; via the coding sequence ATGTTTGCAGATTTAGTTCTATACAATATTGGACAATTAGTTACATCAAGAGAGCTTGATAAGGCTAAAAAAATGGATAATATTGAAGTAATAGAAAATAATGGATATATTGTAATAGAGAAAGATAAAATAGTAGCTGTTGGAAGTGGAGAAGTACCAAAAGAATATTTAACACCTGCAACAGAAATGGTAGATTTAAGTGGTAAATTAGTTACACCTGGACTTATAGATTCTCATACTCACTTAGTACATGGTGGTTCAAGAGAAAATGAATTTGCTATGAAAATTGCTGGTGTACCTTATCTTGAAATATTAGAAAAAGGTGGAGGAATTTTAAGTAGTTTAAAATCTACAAGAAATGCTTCTGAACAAGAATTAATAGATAAAACTTTAAAAAGTTTAAGACATATGTTAGAACTTGGTGTTACAACTGTTGAAGCTAAAAGTGGATATGGATTAAATTTAGAAGATGAATTAAAGCAATTAGAAGTTACTAAAATTCTAGGATATCTACAACCTGTAACTTTAATTTCTACATTTATGGCTGCTCATGCTACACCACCTGAATATAAAAATAATAAAGAAGGTTATGTACAAGAAGTCATAAGAATGTTACCCATTGTTAAAGAAAGAAATTTAGCAGAATTTTGTGATATTTTCTGTGAAGATAAAGTTTTTTCTGTTGATGAAAGTAGAAGAATACTAACTGCTGCTAAGGAATTAGGTTATAAATTAAAAATTCATGCTGATGAAATTGTTTCGCTAGGTGGAGTTGAACTTGCTGCTGAAATTGGAGCAACTTCTGCTGAACATTTAATGAAAATAACAGATTCTGGAATAAATGCTCTTGCTAATAGTAATGTAATAGCTGATTTACTTCCAGCAACTTCATTTAATTTAATGGAACATTATGCTCCTGCAAGAAAAATGATAGAAGCTGGAATACAAATTGCATTATCTACTGATTACAATCCAGGTTCTTGCCCATCTGAAAATTTACAATTTGTTATGCAAATTGGAGCTGCTCATTTAAAAATGACGCCTAAAGAAGTATTTAAAGCAGTTACTATAAATGCAGCAAAAGCAATAGATAAGCAAGACACAATAGGTTCTATTGAAGTTGGTAAAAAAGCAGATATAACAGTTTTTGATGTCCCAAGTATGGCATATTTCTTATATCATTTCGGAATAAATCATACTGATAGTGTTTATAAAAATGGAAAATTAGTTTTTAAAAGATAG